The proteins below come from a single Aegilops tauschii subsp. strangulata cultivar AL8/78 chromosome 6, Aet v6.0, whole genome shotgun sequence genomic window:
- the LOC109750446 gene encoding protein S40-4 has protein sequence MARSTRSVATERAYHHFAPASTRGLTGYPATAGGPVTADEFDESDVWGSFNPAEEAEQPARSGAELPRVRAVPAARPGRKTKPMGGGGAAHGSLPVAIPDWSKILGDEYQGHQAGDWELDDADDEDVEGAPVVPPHELAWRRRAASLSVNDGMGVGRMLKVRDAVWKKTGFQA, from the coding sequence ATGGCGAGGAGCACGCGGTCGGTGGCGACAGAGCGCGCCTACCACCACTTCGCGCCGGCGTCGACGCGCGGCCTCACGGGGTACCCGGCCACGGCAGGCGGCCCCGTCACGGCGGACGAGTTCGACGAGTCAGACGTCTGGGGTTCGTTCAACCCGGCAGAGGAGGCCGAACAACCGGCAAGGTCGGGCGCCGAGCTACCCCGGGTCCGCGCGGTCCCGGCTGCCCGTCCCGGGAGGAAGACCAAGCCGATGGGCGGGGGCGGCGCCGCGCACGGGTCGCTGCCCGTGGCCATACCGGACTGGTCCAAGATCCTTGGGGATGAGTACCAGGGGCACCAGGCCGGGGACTGGGAGCTGGACGACGCGGACGACGAGGACGTCGAGGGCGCCCCGGTGGTGCCACCGCACGAGCTGGCGTGGCGGCGCCGGGCCGCATCGCTGTCGGTGAACGACGGGATGGGGGTCGGCAGGATGCTCAAGGTCCGGGACGCGGTCTGGAAGAAGACAGGGTTCCAGGCCTGA